From Streptomyces fungicidicus, one genomic window encodes:
- a CDS encoding bifunctional 3'-5' exonuclease/DNA polymerase, translating into MADRWALAPAEEGGVDVAPLGPDGLPAAPVRREADLAEAVRSRPGVTRWVWRSTAEVYPRLLATGVRVERAYDVETAETLLLGHEGRYGEPRAAAAALARLRGGPVPPDPPQRHAEPGAQSPLFEPRGTPLPLPDLLAVYAEQQRRTDATAHPDRIRLLTAAESAGMLVAAEMNRTGLPWRADVHRAVLHDLLGERYAGGGEPRRLAELADEVSAAFGRRVRPDLPADVVKAFAQAGVKVASTRRWELESVDHPAVAPLIEYKKLYRIWVAHGWSWLQDWVRDGRFRPEFLAGGTVTGRWVTNGGGALQIPKVIRRAAVADPGWRLVVADADQMEPRVLAAISRDPGLMEVAGRESDLYQSVSDRAFSGDRAQAKLAVLGAVYGQTSGDGLKNLAALRRRFPRAVAYVDDAARAGEEGRLVRTWLGRTCPPAARTGDDAAEEAGIPVADEGTPDGDHAWVPGYASTDARARGRFARNFVVQGSAADWALLLLAALRRTLAGMAAELVFFQHDEVIVHCPEEEAETVVAAIREAAELAGRLTFGETPVRFPFTTAVVECYADAK; encoded by the coding sequence ATGGCCGACCGGTGGGCACTCGCTCCGGCCGAGGAAGGCGGCGTGGACGTCGCTCCCCTCGGCCCGGACGGGCTGCCCGCCGCTCCGGTGCGGCGGGAGGCGGACCTCGCCGAGGCCGTGCGGAGCCGTCCCGGTGTCACGCGGTGGGTGTGGCGGTCCACCGCCGAGGTCTACCCGCGCCTGCTCGCCACGGGGGTGCGAGTGGAGCGGGCGTACGACGTCGAGACCGCCGAGACGCTGCTCCTCGGCCACGAGGGGCGGTACGGGGAGCCCCGTGCGGCCGCGGCCGCGCTGGCCCGACTGCGCGGCGGCCCCGTACCGCCCGATCCGCCGCAGCGGCACGCCGAACCGGGCGCCCAGTCGCCCCTCTTCGAACCCCGGGGCACCCCGCTGCCGCTGCCGGACCTCCTCGCGGTCTACGCCGAGCAGCAGCGGCGCACCGACGCGACCGCGCACCCGGACCGGATACGGCTGCTGACGGCCGCCGAGTCGGCGGGCATGCTGGTGGCCGCCGAGATGAACCGCACCGGGCTGCCCTGGCGTGCGGACGTCCACCGCGCGGTGCTCCACGACCTGCTCGGCGAGCGGTACGCGGGCGGTGGCGAGCCGCGCCGGCTGGCCGAGCTCGCCGACGAGGTGTCCGCGGCCTTCGGCCGCCGGGTCCGGCCCGATCTGCCGGCCGACGTGGTCAAGGCCTTCGCGCAGGCAGGCGTCAAGGTGGCCTCGACCCGCCGCTGGGAGCTCGAGTCCGTCGACCATCCGGCCGTCGCGCCGCTGATCGAGTACAAGAAGCTGTACCGGATCTGGGTCGCCCACGGCTGGTCCTGGCTGCAGGACTGGGTGCGCGACGGCCGGTTCCGGCCCGAGTTCCTCGCGGGCGGCACCGTGACCGGCCGCTGGGTGACCAACGGCGGGGGCGCCCTGCAGATCCCCAAGGTGATCCGCCGCGCCGCCGTCGCCGATCCGGGCTGGCGGCTCGTCGTGGCCGACGCCGACCAGATGGAGCCCCGGGTGCTCGCGGCGATCTCCCGGGACCCCGGGCTGATGGAGGTGGCCGGCCGGGAGAGCGACCTGTACCAGTCGGTGTCCGACCGGGCGTTCTCCGGCGACCGCGCCCAGGCCAAGCTCGCCGTCCTCGGCGCGGTCTACGGCCAGACCTCCGGCGACGGCCTGAAGAACCTCGCCGCGCTCAGACGCCGCTTCCCCAGGGCGGTGGCCTACGTCGACGACGCCGCCCGCGCGGGCGAGGAGGGCCGGCTCGTACGGACCTGGCTGGGCCGCACCTGCCCGCCGGCCGCCCGTACGGGCGACGACGCGGCGGAGGAGGCGGGCATCCCGGTCGCCGACGAGGGGACCCCCGACGGCGACCACGCCTGGGTACCGGGCTACGCCTCGACCGACGCCCGCGCCCGCGGCCGCTTCGCCCGCAACTTCGTCGTCCAGGGCAGCGCCGCCGACTGGGCCCTGCTGCTGCTCGCCGCGCTGCGCCGGACCCTGGCGGGCATGGCGGCCGAGCTGGTCTTCTTCCAGCACGACGAGGTGATCGTGCACTGTCCCGAGGAGGAGGCTGAGACGGTGGTGGCGGCGATCCGGGAGGCCGCGGAGCTGGCCGGCCGGCTGACGTTCGGCGAGACACCGGTGCGGTTCCCGTTCACCACGGCGGTGGTGGAGTGCTACGCGGACGCCAAGTGA
- a CDS encoding Clp protease N-terminal domain-containing protein: MTTNPAIKSSVRLDDLIAAIKKVHEEPLEQLQDAVLAGEHLGDVADHLIGHFVDQARRSGASWTDIGRSMGVTRQAAQKRFVPKEGNDLDPSQGFNRYTPRARNTVMAAHQEAQTAHNAEGLPEHLVLGLLAEPQGLAVKAITEQGVTVPAVAEAARAALPPAVEDAPELVPYGPAAKKVLELTFREALRLGHNYIGTEHILLALLEHENGEGLLSGLGITKAATERYVADMLAQYVETRTEDESAPDA; this comes from the coding sequence ATGACGACGAACCCCGCCATCAAGTCATCCGTCCGCCTCGACGACCTCATCGCGGCCATCAAGAAGGTCCACGAGGAGCCCCTCGAACAGCTTCAGGACGCGGTGCTCGCCGGAGAGCACCTCGGCGACGTGGCCGACCACCTGATCGGCCACTTCGTGGACCAGGCACGTCGTTCGGGCGCCTCCTGGACCGACATCGGCAGGAGCATGGGCGTCACCCGGCAGGCGGCCCAGAAGCGCTTCGTGCCCAAGGAGGGCAACGACCTCGACCCGAGCCAGGGCTTCAACCGCTACACGCCCCGCGCGCGCAACACCGTGATGGCCGCGCACCAGGAGGCGCAGACCGCGCACAACGCCGAGGGCCTGCCCGAGCACCTGGTCCTCGGTCTGCTGGCCGAGCCGCAGGGCCTGGCGGTCAAGGCGATCACCGAGCAGGGCGTCACCGTGCCGGCGGTGGCGGAAGCCGCCCGCGCGGCGCTCCCGCCGGCCGTCGAGGACGCCCCCGAGCTGGTGCCGTACGGTCCGGCCGCCAAGAAGGTCCTGGAACTCACCTTCCGGGAGGCCCTGCGCCTCGGCCACAACTACATCGGCACCGAGCACATCCTGCTCGCCCTGCTGGAGCACGAGAACGGCGAGGGCCTGCTCAGCGGCCTCGGCATCACCAAGGCGGCCACCGAGCGGTACGTCGCCGACATGCTGGCGCAGTACGTCGAGACCCGTACGGAGGACGAGTCCGCGCCGGACGCCTGA
- a CDS encoding DUF2786 domain-containing protein, with product MSTSSTVDRAFRAALYDNGDAALDTGASLLAADPAADAELARRGEEFVAAAWQRGWQPADVVRIVRRELDDVHVRLAAALIRAQARRDPAPRGPRWTAQLDELGAADPAPRGDRFPYATAVLELYRLLLRLPALEPLDETAAPDPRDRRPESRMLGRIRALLAKAEATGFPEEAEALSAKAQELMARHSVDEALLAARGASAETPGACRIGVEPPYEQAKAVLLDAVAGANHCRAVWNEPFGFSTVVGFASDLEAVELLYTSLLVQATTAMTRAEAAQRAGGRKRTKTFRQSFLASYAHRVGARLAAAAETPVSDDLLPVLASRAVAVTERTDRLFPETTTTRLRGVTDAAGWEEGARAADDAQVRARPHLP from the coding sequence GTGAGTACGTCCAGCACCGTCGACCGCGCCTTCCGGGCCGCCCTCTACGACAACGGCGACGCCGCCCTCGACACCGGCGCCTCCCTGCTCGCCGCCGATCCGGCCGCCGACGCCGAACTCGCCCGGCGCGGAGAGGAGTTCGTGGCGGCCGCCTGGCAGCGCGGCTGGCAGCCGGCCGACGTCGTACGGATCGTCCGGCGCGAGCTCGACGACGTGCACGTACGGCTGGCCGCGGCGCTGATCCGCGCACAGGCCCGGCGCGACCCCGCACCCCGCGGACCCCGCTGGACGGCCCAGCTCGACGAGCTGGGGGCGGCGGACCCCGCCCCGCGCGGTGACCGCTTCCCCTACGCCACGGCCGTGCTGGAGCTGTACCGGCTGCTGCTGCGGCTGCCCGCCCTCGAACCCCTCGACGAGACGGCCGCACCGGACCCGCGGGACCGGCGCCCGGAGTCCCGCATGCTCGGCCGCATCCGCGCGCTGCTGGCCAAGGCGGAGGCGACCGGGTTCCCCGAGGAGGCGGAAGCCCTCAGCGCCAAGGCGCAGGAGCTGATGGCACGACACAGCGTCGACGAGGCGCTGCTCGCCGCGCGCGGGGCCTCCGCCGAGACGCCCGGCGCCTGCCGGATCGGCGTGGAGCCGCCGTACGAGCAGGCCAAGGCGGTGCTGCTGGACGCGGTGGCCGGCGCCAACCACTGCCGGGCCGTGTGGAACGAACCGTTCGGCTTCTCCACCGTGGTCGGCTTCGCCTCCGACCTGGAGGCGGTCGAACTCCTCTACACCTCACTGCTGGTGCAGGCCACCACGGCGATGACCAGGGCGGAGGCCGCGCAGCGGGCGGGCGGACGCAAGCGGACCAAGACCTTCCGGCAGTCCTTCCTGGCGTCCTACGCCCACCGCGTGGGCGCGCGCCTCGCGGCGGCCGCCGAGACCCCGGTGAGCGACGATCTGCTTCCCGTCCTCGCCTCCCGCGCGGTGGCGGTCACGGAGCGCACGGACCGGCTCTTCCCGGAGACCACGACCACCCGGCTGCGCGGGGTGACCGACGCGGCGGGCTGGGAGGAGGGCGCCCGCGCGGCGGACGACGCCCAGGTCAGGGCCCGCCCGCACCTGCCCTGA
- a CDS encoding DUF4232 domain-containing protein, whose amino-acid sequence MRTTPLAVPAVAALLLLTACGATGGDGDGDGKRENTACSMDTVSMEVGPASVAPAAGDTGEVPVSFTNQSGTCTVEGFPEVELTGDGDSASAEVPPTEGARAQKLTLAKGDSASFTLTYERGTRGDGAFDAENLRVELSGSQVFRWTYGPVASDGEGGHRISVSAYQQAGD is encoded by the coding sequence ATGCGCACCACGCCGCTCGCCGTCCCCGCCGTCGCCGCACTCCTCCTGCTGACCGCCTGCGGCGCCACCGGAGGCGACGGGGACGGCGACGGGAAGCGGGAGAACACCGCCTGTTCGATGGACACGGTGAGCATGGAGGTCGGTCCGGCCAGCGTCGCACCGGCCGCCGGGGACACCGGTGAGGTCCCGGTCAGCTTCACCAACCAGAGCGGGACGTGCACCGTGGAGGGCTTCCCCGAGGTGGAACTGACCGGTGACGGCGACTCCGCCTCCGCCGAGGTGCCGCCGACCGAGGGCGCCAGGGCCCAGAAGCTGACCCTGGCCAAGGGCGACTCGGCGTCCTTCACCCTCACCTACGAACGCGGCACGCGCGGCGACGGCGCCTTCGACGCCGAGAACCTGCGGGTCGAGCTGTCCGGCAGCCAGGTGTTCCGCTGGACGTACGGCCCGGTCGCCTCCGACGGCGAAGGCGGCCACAGGATCTCCGTGAGCGCCTACCAGCAGGCGGGCGACTAG
- a CDS encoding DUF397 domain-containing protein, with translation MDHDSYDGDVYDGADASGVYNGMAATRLHDAAWQKSRHSNSQGSCVEFARLPGGEVAVRNSRFPDGPALVYTRAEIEAMLLGVKDGEFDHLVAG, from the coding sequence GTGGACCACGACTCGTACGACGGTGACGTGTACGACGGTGCCGACGCGTCCGGCGTGTACAACGGCATGGCTGCCACCCGGCTGCACGACGCGGCCTGGCAGAAGAGCCGGCACAGCAATTCGCAGGGGTCCTGCGTGGAATTCGCCCGGCTGCCCGGCGGAGAGGTCGCCGTGCGCAACTCGCGTTTTCCGGACGGTCCCGCGCTCGTCTACACCCGCGCGGAGATCGAGGCCATGCTGCTGGGCGTGAAGGACGGCGAGTTCGACCACCTGGTCGCCGGCTGA
- a CDS encoding ATP-binding protein: protein MGTNGSTMLEPLRQGLPPLNLAAASDAASCALPARYEAVREARQFTRGTLDQWDLGDRFDDVCLVVSELVTNALRHGLPAGTPRPNAPDLPVRLHLMRWTERLVCAVRDPSDESPVTREPDDCSAESGRGLFLVESFSDGWGWHPMAGALSGKVVWALFRLPRPADGPCPRA, encoded by the coding sequence ATGGGGACGAATGGATCGACCATGCTCGAGCCGTTACGGCAGGGCCTTCCGCCGCTGAACCTCGCGGCCGCGTCCGACGCCGCCTCCTGTGCCCTCCCCGCCCGCTACGAAGCGGTGCGCGAGGCCCGGCAGTTCACCCGCGGGACACTGGACCAGTGGGACCTGGGCGACCGTTTCGACGACGTGTGCCTGGTGGTCTCGGAGCTGGTCACCAACGCCCTGCGGCACGGCCTGCCGGCCGGCACCCCGCGGCCGAACGCGCCGGACCTGCCGGTGCGGCTGCATCTGATGCGGTGGACCGAGCGGCTGGTGTGCGCGGTGCGCGACCCCAGCGACGAGAGCCCGGTCACCCGCGAGCCGGACGACTGCTCCGCCGAGTCGGGCAGGGGACTGTTCCTCGTCGAGTCCTTCAGCGACGGCTGGGGCTGGCACCCCATGGCCGGCGCGCTCAGCGGCAAGGTGGTCTGGGCCCTGTTCCGGCTGCCGCGTCCCGCCGACGGCCCCTGTCCCCGCGCATGA
- a CDS encoding helix-turn-helix domain-containing protein: protein MLLGSQLRRLREARGITREAAGYSIRASESKISRMELGRVSFKTRDVEDLLTLYGITDEQERTSLLSLAKEANVAGWWHSYSDVLPSWFPTYVGLEGAASLIRAYEVQFVHGLLQTEDYARAVVRRGMKGASEEDVERRVTLRLERQKYLVSENAPEFHVVLDEAALRRPYGDREVMRGQLQHLIEVSERPNVRLQVVPFGLGGHSGESGAFTVLSFPESDLSDVVYLEQLTSALYLDKAEDVAQYEKALKELQHDSPGPSESRDLLRGLLQLS, encoded by the coding sequence ATGCTGCTCGGATCACAACTGCGGCGACTGCGTGAGGCGCGGGGGATCACGCGGGAGGCGGCGGGCTACTCGATCCGCGCCTCCGAATCGAAGATCAGCCGGATGGAGTTGGGCCGGGTGAGCTTCAAGACCAGAGATGTCGAGGACCTGCTGACGCTGTACGGCATCACGGACGAGCAGGAGCGCACCTCGCTGCTCTCCCTCGCCAAGGAGGCCAACGTCGCGGGCTGGTGGCACAGCTACTCGGACGTGCTGCCGAGCTGGTTCCCCACCTATGTGGGTCTGGAGGGCGCCGCCTCGCTGATCCGTGCCTACGAGGTGCAGTTCGTGCACGGTCTGCTGCAGACCGAGGACTACGCCCGCGCGGTGGTGCGGCGCGGCATGAAGGGCGCGAGTGAGGAGGACGTCGAGCGGCGGGTGACGCTGCGCCTGGAGCGGCAGAAGTACCTGGTCTCGGAGAACGCCCCTGAGTTCCACGTCGTCCTGGACGAGGCGGCCCTGCGCCGGCCGTACGGCGACCGCGAGGTGATGCGCGGACAGCTCCAGCACCTCATCGAGGTCTCCGAGCGGCCCAACGTCCGGCTGCAGGTCGTGCCGTTCGGCCTCGGCGGGCACTCCGGCGAGTCGGGCGCGTTCACCGTCCTCAGCTTCCCCGAGTCCGACCTGTCGGACGTCGTGTACCTGGAGCAGCTCACCAGCGCGCTGTACCTCGACAAGGCCGAGGACGTCGCCCAGTACGAGAAGGCCCTCAAGGAGCTGCAGCACGACAGCCCGGGCCCCTCGGAGAGCCGGGACCTGCTGCGCGGCCTGCTGCAGCTGTCCTGA
- a CDS encoding aldehyde dehydrogenase family protein: MSSYFTDLALQYIDGEWRPGSGSWDIIDFNPYDDEKLASITIATVDEVDQAYRAAARAQKEWAQTNPYARRTVFEKALRLVEEREEEIAEAIVAELGGTRLKAAFELHLAKEFLREAVHLALRPEGRIIPSPVDGKENRVYRVPVGVVGVISPFNFPFLLSLKSVAPALALGNGVVLKPHQNTPIVGGSLVAKIFEDAGLPGGLLNVVITDIAEIGDAFLEHPVPKVISFTGSDSVGRHVATVCASLFKRSILELGGNSALVVLDDADLDYAVDAAVFSRYVHQGQVCMAANRVLVDRSVTDAFTEKFVAKVKSLKAGDPRDPGTVIGPVINSRQADALSGVVEQAVAEGATALVRGNRTNNLVEPSVLTGLPADSALLQEEVFGPVVFLVPFDGEEEAVRIVNDTPYGLSGAVHTGDVERGVNFAKQIDTGMFHVNDGTVHDEPIVPFGGEKHSGSGRLNGDTMLDAFTTTKWISVQHGRSGFPF; encoded by the coding sequence ATGTCGTCGTACTTCACCGACCTGGCTCTGCAGTACATCGACGGTGAGTGGCGCCCGGGCTCCGGCTCCTGGGACATCATCGACTTCAACCCGTACGACGACGAGAAGCTCGCGTCGATCACCATAGCCACGGTCGACGAGGTCGATCAGGCGTACCGGGCGGCCGCCCGCGCGCAGAAGGAGTGGGCGCAGACCAACCCGTACGCCCGCCGCACGGTGTTCGAGAAGGCGCTCCGGCTGGTCGAGGAGCGCGAGGAGGAGATCGCCGAGGCGATCGTCGCCGAGCTCGGCGGCACCCGCCTGAAGGCCGCCTTCGAGCTGCACCTCGCCAAGGAGTTCCTGCGCGAGGCGGTCCACCTGGCGCTGCGCCCCGAGGGCCGGATCATCCCCTCCCCGGTGGACGGCAAGGAGAACCGCGTCTACCGCGTGCCCGTCGGCGTCGTCGGCGTGATCAGCCCCTTCAACTTCCCCTTCCTGCTCTCCCTCAAGTCGGTCGCCCCCGCGCTCGCCCTCGGCAACGGCGTGGTGCTCAAGCCGCACCAGAACACGCCGATCGTGGGCGGCTCCCTGGTGGCGAAGATCTTCGAGGACGCCGGCCTGCCCGGCGGTCTGCTCAACGTCGTCATCACCGACATCGCGGAGATCGGGGACGCCTTCCTGGAGCACCCGGTCCCGAAGGTCATCTCCTTCACCGGATCGGACTCGGTCGGCCGCCACGTGGCCACCGTCTGCGCCTCCCTCTTCAAGCGCTCGATCCTCGAACTCGGCGGCAACAGCGCCCTGGTGGTCCTCGACGACGCCGACCTCGACTACGCCGTGGACGCGGCCGTGTTCAGCCGCTACGTCCACCAGGGCCAGGTCTGCATGGCCGCCAACCGCGTCCTGGTCGACCGGTCGGTCACCGACGCGTTCACCGAGAAGTTCGTCGCCAAGGTCAAGTCCCTCAAGGCCGGCGACCCGCGCGACCCCGGGACCGTCATCGGCCCGGTGATCAACTCCCGTCAGGCGGACGCCCTCTCCGGTGTCGTCGAGCAGGCGGTCGCCGAGGGCGCCACCGCCCTGGTGCGCGGCAACCGCACCAACAACCTGGTCGAGCCGTCCGTGCTGACCGGCCTGCCCGCGGACTCGGCGCTGCTGCAGGAGGAGGTCTTCGGACCCGTCGTCTTCCTCGTCCCGTTCGACGGCGAGGAGGAGGCCGTGCGCATCGTCAACGACACCCCGTACGGCCTCAGCGGCGCCGTGCACACCGGTGACGTCGAGCGCGGCGTGAACTTCGCCAAGCAGATCGACACCGGCATGTTCCACGTGAACGACGGCACCGTGCACGACGAGCCGATCGTCCCCTTCGGCGGCGAGAAGCACTCCGGGAGCGGCCGGCTGAACGGCGACACGATGCTGGACGCCTTCACCACGACCAAGTGGATCTCGGTCCAGCACGGCAGGAGCGGCTTCCCCTTCTGA
- a CDS encoding PadR family transcriptional regulator: MSVIRLLVLGAVRQHGRAHGYQVRNDLEYWGAHEWSNAKPGSIYHALKQMAKQGLLHAHEIAPSTAGGPPRTEYEVTERGTEEFFRLLREALTSYDQKPDVLSAGLGLMVDLERREALSLLEQRMRAIGEWRKAVTEYYTPEEGPAQLGHIGEIMDFWVHSADTGAAWTRGLIERIRGGAYTFAGEGEPFVGVLAEGEENPYATGERHPGDRH; encoded by the coding sequence ATGTCAGTGATCCGTCTCCTGGTGCTGGGCGCGGTGCGGCAGCACGGGCGGGCCCACGGCTACCAGGTGCGCAACGACCTGGAGTACTGGGGCGCGCACGAGTGGTCCAACGCCAAGCCCGGCTCGATCTACCACGCGCTGAAGCAGATGGCCAAGCAGGGACTGCTGCACGCGCACGAGATCGCCCCGTCCACGGCCGGCGGCCCGCCGCGCACGGAGTACGAGGTCACCGAGCGGGGCACCGAGGAGTTCTTCCGGTTGCTGCGCGAGGCCCTGACCTCCTACGACCAGAAGCCGGACGTGCTCTCGGCCGGACTCGGCCTCATGGTCGACCTGGAGCGCCGGGAGGCGCTCTCCCTGCTGGAGCAGCGGATGCGTGCGATCGGTGAGTGGCGCAAGGCCGTCACCGAGTACTACACGCCCGAGGAAGGGCCCGCGCAGCTCGGCCACATCGGGGAGATCATGGACTTCTGGGTCCACTCGGCCGACACCGGCGCCGCCTGGACCCGCGGCCTCATCGAACGCATCCGGGGCGGCGCCTACACCTTCGCGGGCGAGGGCGAGCCGTTCGTCGGCGTGCTGGCCGAGGGCGAGGAGAACCCGTACGCGACGGGGGAGCGGCATCCCGGGGATCGTCACTAA
- a CDS encoding ATP-binding cassette domain-containing protein: MSDAAITVEEARKTYGGSGGKNGRPALDGLDLTVARGTVHGVLGPNGAGKSTLVKILATLLHPDAGRVEVAGHDVVREAYAVRLRIGLLGQHAALDEELGGLQNLEMFGRLHHLGARRARARAEELLERFALSGTGPKAVKQYSGGMRRRLDLAASLITEPEVLFLDEPTTGLDPRGRAEVWDSVRSLVGGGTTVLLTTQYLEEADQLADRISVVDAGRVIADGTADELKAAIGGDRIDVVLRDAGQLAAAVALLPVPEDAVTVDADRRLLSAPVTDRMAALAGVVRALEEAGVEAEDIALRGPTLDEVFLHLTGDDERVKEAA; the protein is encoded by the coding sequence GTGTCCGACGCGGCGATCACCGTCGAGGAAGCACGCAAGACCTACGGCGGCAGCGGCGGCAAGAACGGCAGACCCGCACTGGACGGGCTCGACCTCACGGTCGCGCGCGGCACGGTGCACGGAGTGCTCGGGCCGAACGGCGCGGGCAAGAGCACCCTGGTGAAGATCCTGGCCACCCTGCTCCACCCCGACGCGGGCCGGGTCGAGGTGGCGGGCCACGACGTCGTGCGCGAGGCCTACGCCGTACGGCTGCGCATCGGGCTGCTCGGCCAGCACGCGGCGCTCGACGAGGAACTCGGCGGCCTGCAGAACCTGGAGATGTTCGGCCGCCTGCACCACCTGGGCGCCCGGCGGGCCCGCGCGCGTGCGGAGGAACTCCTGGAGCGCTTCGCGCTCTCCGGCACCGGGCCCAAGGCCGTCAAGCAGTACAGCGGAGGCATGCGGCGCCGTCTCGACCTCGCCGCGTCCCTGATCACCGAACCCGAGGTGCTCTTCCTGGACGAACCGACCACCGGCCTCGACCCGCGCGGCCGCGCGGAGGTGTGGGACTCGGTCCGCTCCCTGGTCGGCGGCGGCACGACGGTCCTGCTCACCACCCAGTACCTGGAGGAGGCCGACCAGCTCGCCGACCGCATCTCGGTCGTGGACGCCGGCCGGGTCATCGCCGACGGCACCGCCGACGAGCTCAAGGCGGCCATCGGCGGCGACCGCATCGACGTCGTTCTGCGCGACGCCGGGCAGCTGGCCGCGGCCGTCGCCCTGCTGCCCGTGCCGGAGGACGCGGTCACCGTGGACGCCGACCGGCGGCTGCTGAGCGCCCCGGTCACCGACCGCATGGCGGCCCTCGCCGGGGTCGTCCGCGCGCTGGAGGAGGCCGGCGTCGAAGCCGAGGACATCGCCCTGCGCGGACCCACGCTCGACGAGGTGTTCCTGCACCTCACCGGGGACGACGAACGAGTGAAGGAGGCCGCGTGA
- a CDS encoding ABC transporter permease yields the protein MTHTLTDSWTMTRRELAHWGRQPVAVVVNLVFPVMLLLMFGYLVGGGRGVTGEYLAFLVPGMLALTMAFGLEGTMIAVTRDLDKGVIDRFRSMPMANGAVLVGRSVADMLQSALGLGVLLAVAAALGWRTEGGPAGFLGAVGLLLLFRFAMLWIGIHLALVAGKPELVQAVQILVWPVGFLSNAFATPDSMPGWLGTAVQWNPLSHTATAVRDLFGAPGGQPDHVGAAVLWPLALLAVFLPLAVRRFTRLGR from the coding sequence ATGACTCACACGCTGACCGACTCCTGGACCATGACCCGCCGGGAGCTCGCGCACTGGGGGCGGCAGCCGGTGGCGGTGGTGGTGAACCTGGTCTTCCCGGTGATGCTGCTGCTGATGTTCGGCTATCTGGTCGGCGGCGGCCGGGGGGTGACCGGGGAGTACCTCGCCTTCCTGGTCCCCGGCATGCTCGCGCTCACCATGGCCTTCGGCCTGGAGGGCACGATGATCGCCGTCACCCGGGACCTCGACAAGGGAGTCATCGACCGCTTCCGCTCCATGCCGATGGCCAATGGCGCGGTCCTGGTCGGCCGTTCCGTCGCCGACATGCTCCAGTCGGCGCTCGGTCTGGGCGTGCTGCTCGCCGTCGCCGCCGCGCTGGGCTGGCGCACCGAGGGCGGCCCAGCCGGCTTCCTGGGCGCCGTGGGACTGCTCCTGCTGTTCCGGTTCGCGATGCTGTGGATCGGCATCCACCTGGCGCTGGTCGCCGGGAAGCCGGAGCTGGTGCAGGCCGTGCAGATCCTGGTCTGGCCGGTCGGCTTCCTGTCCAACGCCTTCGCCACCCCGGACTCCATGCCCGGCTGGCTGGGCACGGCCGTCCAGTGGAACCCGCTGTCCCACACCGCCACGGCCGTACGCGACCTGTTCGGCGCTCCCGGCGGGCAGCCGGACCACGTGGGGGCCGCCGTCCTGTGGCCCCTGGCCCTGCTGGCGGTGTTCCTCCCGCTGGCGGTACGGCGGTTCACGCGGCTCGGCCGGTAG